In Acidovorax sp. 106, the following proteins share a genomic window:
- a CDS encoding acyltransferase, protein MSQHTSRLPLLDTVKGLACAAIVAHHLAFYGPMSDIAQPLAPDLMAWLYDYARMAVQVFLVLGGYLAAASLAPEGVARFGQVGQQLSKRFVRLVVPYVVALLVTVLISALVRPWMEHPSVPGDPDLAQLVTHALLLHSLVDHESLSAGVWYVAIDFQLFALSLLMFAAVRALPSALAKQRAALLGQALVVVGVAVSLWGFNRDAQWDVWAVYFFGAYGLGMMAFWASRAPQATGWVLAMAVLGGVGLALEFRARIALALATALLMVWAMRTPAVRQWRGVSPLVRLGQISYSVFLIHFAVCLLVNAVVSSLWPASPWVNALGMLLAFSLAMVAGQWLYRTVEQRTPTLPTMLRWQASLVAAGVLVQLGSNWG, encoded by the coding sequence ATGTCTCAACACACCTCACGCCTGCCTCTGCTGGACACCGTCAAGGGTCTGGCCTGCGCAGCCATCGTTGCGCACCATCTGGCCTTTTATGGCCCCATGTCTGACATAGCCCAGCCCCTGGCGCCTGACCTGATGGCCTGGCTGTACGACTACGCGCGCATGGCGGTGCAAGTGTTCTTGGTGCTGGGCGGCTACCTGGCTGCCGCCAGTTTGGCGCCCGAGGGCGTGGCCCGCTTCGGCCAGGTGGGCCAGCAATTGAGCAAGCGTTTTGTGCGCCTGGTGGTGCCGTATGTGGTGGCGTTGTTGGTGACTGTGCTGATCAGCGCGCTGGTGCGCCCCTGGATGGAGCACCCCTCGGTGCCCGGCGATCCTGATCTGGCCCAGTTGGTCACCCATGCGTTGCTGCTGCACAGCCTGGTAGACCATGAATCTCTGTCGGCCGGGGTTTGGTACGTGGCGATCGATTTCCAGCTGTTCGCGCTCAGCCTTCTCATGTTTGCTGCAGTGCGTGCATTGCCATCGGCACTGGCCAAGCAGCGTGCCGCCTTGCTGGGCCAGGCCTTGGTGGTGGTGGGCGTTGCGGTCTCGCTGTGGGGCTTTAACCGCGATGCGCAGTGGGATGTGTGGGCTGTTTACTTCTTTGGTGCCTATGGCCTGGGCATGATGGCCTTTTGGGCCAGCCGCGCACCGCAGGCCACGGGCTGGGTGCTGGCGATGGCCGTGCTGGGCGGCGTGGGCTTGGCGTTGGAATTCAGGGCGCGCATCGCGCTGGCGCTGGCAACTGCATTGCTCATGGTGTGGGCCATGCGCACCCCTGCGGTGCGGCAGTGGCGTGGGGTCTCGCCGCTGGTGCGCTTGGGGCAAATATCCTACTCGGTGTTCCTCATCCACTTTGCCGTGTGCCTGCTCGTCAATGCCGTGGTCAGCAGCCTGTGGCCCGCCTCGCCATGGGTCAATGCCTTGGGCATGTTGCTGGCGTTTTCGCTGGCCATGGTGGCGGGGCAATGGCTGTACCGCACCGTGGAGCAGCGCACCCCCACATTGCCGACCATGCTGCGCTGGCAGGCGAGCCTGGTGGCCGCAGGGGTGCTGGTGCAACTGGGCAGCAACTGGGGTTGA
- the rnk gene encoding nucleoside diphosphate kinase regulator, translating to MARKPQIVLSSLDLDRIEALLAAMPSSVFPGKADLQAELDRADVVAPEEIPPNVVTMNSTVEFSIVETGKSFCLTLVYPRDLDGSADKLSILAPVGSALLGLSVGDELAWPGPGGKAMTVQVKRIVYQPESAGELHR from the coding sequence ATGGCGCGCAAGCCCCAGATCGTTCTGTCCTCTCTCGACCTCGACCGCATTGAAGCCCTGCTGGCCGCCATGCCTTCCAGTGTGTTCCCGGGCAAGGCAGACCTGCAGGCAGAGCTGGATCGGGCGGACGTGGTGGCGCCCGAAGAAATTCCACCCAACGTGGTCACCATGAACTCCACGGTGGAGTTCAGCATCGTGGAGACAGGCAAGTCGTTTTGCCTGACCTTGGTCTACCCGCGTGATCTGGACGGCAGTGCCGACAAGCTCTCCATCCTCGCGCCTGTGGGCAGCGCCTTGCTGGGCTTGTCAGTAGGGGATGAGCTGGCCTGGCCCGGCCCCGGTGGCAAAGCCATGACAGTGCAGGTCAAACGCATCGTGTACCAGCCTGAAAGCGCGGGCGAATTGCACCGCTGA
- a CDS encoding PA0069 family radical SAM protein — translation MKSRPTPSEPDDFAVPEDIRIPVQAIRGRGAASALPHRFARDVREAVDDGWGNVASPQMQGLQANKGGEQGGMTSTSAWGDEGEGGAPALATRVHLETARSALCANDSPDIFFELSVNPYRGCEHGCVYCYARPTHSYLNFSPGLDFETQIVAKHNIAEVLRSELCAPRYVPRLINIGSATDCYQPVERDLKLTRGLIEVMRDARHPFSLITKSSGVERDLDLLAPLAAQRLAAVYVTITTLDATLARRMEPRAAAPHRRLRTIRALAEAGVPVGVSVAPQIPFITEDMEQVLEAARDAGATSAFYTVLRLPWELDALFREWLQVHYPQRAARVMARVQDLHNLTDAQRSAGKTYEADFATRMKGSGLWADLVRQRFATTCRRLGLNREREGLDLGQFRPGLLRGQGSLF, via the coding sequence ATGAAAAGCCGACCCACACCTTCTGAGCCCGATGACTTTGCGGTGCCAGAAGACATCCGCATCCCTGTGCAAGCCATTCGGGGGCGGGGTGCTGCGTCGGCACTGCCACACCGGTTTGCGCGCGATGTGCGCGAGGCTGTGGACGATGGCTGGGGCAACGTGGCCAGCCCGCAGATGCAGGGGTTGCAGGCCAATAAGGGGGGCGAGCAGGGCGGAATGACATCGACCTCTGCATGGGGCGATGAAGGCGAAGGCGGCGCGCCAGCCCTTGCCACCCGCGTGCACCTGGAGACAGCCCGCAGCGCTTTGTGCGCCAATGATTCGCCCGACATCTTTTTTGAACTCTCGGTGAACCCCTACCGGGGTTGCGAGCACGGATGTGTCTACTGTTACGCCCGGCCCACGCACAGCTACCTCAACTTCTCGCCGGGGCTCGACTTCGAGACTCAGATCGTAGCCAAGCACAACATTGCCGAAGTGCTGCGTAGCGAGCTGTGCGCCCCGCGCTACGTGCCCCGTTTGATCAACATTGGCTCGGCCACCGACTGCTATCAACCTGTGGAGCGGGACCTGAAGCTTACCCGCGGCCTCATCGAAGTGATGCGTGACGCGCGCCACCCGTTTTCGCTCATTACCAAATCCAGCGGTGTGGAGCGCGACCTGGATTTGCTGGCTCCGCTCGCAGCGCAGCGGCTGGCGGCGGTGTACGTCACCATCACCACGCTCGATGCCACCCTGGCCCGCCGCATGGAACCCCGCGCTGCCGCGCCCCACCGTCGCCTGCGCACCATCCGTGCGCTGGCCGAGGCGGGTGTGCCCGTGGGCGTGAGCGTGGCGCCGCAAATTCCGTTCATCACCGAAGACATGGAGCAGGTGCTCGAAGCCGCCCGGGATGCCGGTGCCACCAGCGCCTTCTACACCGTGCTGCGCTTGCCGTGGGAGCTGGATGCGCTGTTTCGCGAATGGCTGCAGGTGCACTACCCTCAGCGTGCGGCCCGCGTCATGGCCCGTGTGCAAGACCTGCACAACCTGACGGATGCCCAGCGCAGCGCGGGTAAAACCTATGAAGCCGACTTTGCCACCCGCATGAAAGGCAGTGGCCTGTGGGCCGACCTGGTGCGCCAGCGCTTTGCCACGACTTGCCGCCGCCTGGGCCTGAACCGCGAGCGCGAGGGGCTGGACTTGGGCCAGTTCAGGCCAGGGTTGCTGCGAGGACAAGGCAGCTTGTTTTGA
- a CDS encoding HAD-IA family hydrolase encodes MALRDFKVLTFDVVGTLIDFEGGMLAYLRQAVPGSDATDEQFLAAYRAARKSPDTDWYPNDLVRCWHVVAPQLGLPDSDALAQGFRDSVAQWPAFPDSIEALARLRKHFKLVTMTNAQTWALQHFQKTLGSPFDLLLACDDALCEKPDARYFAYARGRFEGAWGYKQADNLHVAQSQYHDIGISKKLGITTCWIERRHGLASSGGTIESEHTVPDYHFHTLAQLADAVDAGQ; translated from the coding sequence ATGGCCCTGCGTGATTTCAAAGTGCTGACGTTTGATGTGGTTGGAACCTTGATCGACTTTGAGGGCGGCATGCTCGCCTACCTGCGCCAGGCCGTGCCTGGCAGCGATGCGACCGATGAGCAGTTTCTGGCCGCTTACCGCGCCGCCCGCAAAAGCCCCGACACCGACTGGTACCCCAACGACCTGGTGCGCTGCTGGCATGTGGTCGCCCCCCAACTGGGCCTGCCCGACAGCGATGCGCTGGCCCAGGGCTTTCGCGACTCTGTCGCGCAGTGGCCCGCCTTCCCCGATTCCATCGAAGCGCTGGCCCGGCTGCGCAAGCACTTCAAGCTGGTCACCATGACCAATGCCCAGACCTGGGCGCTGCAGCACTTCCAGAAGACGCTGGGTTCGCCCTTTGACCTGCTGCTGGCCTGCGACGACGCCCTGTGCGAAAAGCCCGATGCCCGTTACTTTGCCTATGCCCGTGGCCGCTTTGAAGGCGCCTGGGGCTACAAGCAAGCGGACAACCTGCACGTGGCGCAAAGCCAGTACCACGACATTGGCATCTCGAAGAAGCTGGGCATCACCACCTGCTGGATCGAGCGCCGGCACGGCCTGGCCAGCTCTGGGGGCACCATCGAATCCGAGCACACCGTGCCCGACTACCACTTCCACACCCTGGCCCAACTGGCCGATGCGGTGGACGCAGGCCAATGA
- a CDS encoding amidohydrolase, whose translation MSQVLTPASLAAVTAPVQDLLPELIALRQDLHAHPELAYEERRTAGIVAQSLRLLGLQVTEGVGGTGVVGTLQCGGDSRGAAGQGPSVGLRADMDALPMVELGQRSYASRHAGKHHGCGHDGHTSMLIGAARQLVRTHLALGLCGTVHFIFQPAEEGKAGAACMIDDGLFERFACDSVYALHNWPDLPLGHAQTRPGPIMAAADRFDITVRGKGGHAAQPQHTPDAILAASQLVAQLNTIVSRRIDPSESAVLSVTRIEGGHSHNVLPAEVQITGTVRSFDATVQDRIEAALRATCQGMALASGTEVLVNYQRYYPATLNSAAEAALALDAAQAVGLQAQVAPRAAFTSEDFAFMLQRKHGAYLWLGQGRADPGPEGEWALHHPCYDFNDDALPLGVRWFCEIAARALAAPASC comes from the coding sequence ATGAGCCAGGTGTTAACCCCGGCCAGCCTGGCCGCTGTGACCGCACCTGTGCAAGACCTGCTGCCCGAGCTGATCGCGCTGCGGCAAGACTTGCATGCCCACCCCGAGCTGGCCTATGAGGAGCGCCGCACCGCAGGCATCGTGGCGCAATCCCTGCGCCTGCTGGGCTTGCAGGTGACCGAGGGTGTGGGCGGCACGGGGGTGGTGGGCACACTGCAATGTGGCGGCGACAGCCGCGGTGCCGCAGGGCAGGGCCCCAGCGTAGGCTTGCGGGCCGATATGGATGCGCTGCCCATGGTGGAACTGGGCCAGCGCAGCTATGCCAGCCGCCACGCGGGCAAGCACCACGGCTGCGGGCACGACGGGCACACCAGCATGCTCATTGGCGCTGCTCGCCAGCTGGTGCGCACCCACCTGGCGCTGGGTTTGTGCGGCACGGTGCACTTCATCTTTCAGCCCGCTGAGGAAGGGAAGGCCGGTGCGGCCTGCATGATCGACGACGGGCTGTTTGAGCGCTTTGCGTGCGACAGCGTCTACGCCCTGCACAACTGGCCAGACCTGCCCCTGGGCCACGCGCAAACGCGCCCCGGCCCCATCATGGCGGCAGCCGACCGGTTTGACATCACCGTGCGCGGCAAGGGCGGCCACGCGGCCCAGCCCCAGCACACCCCCGATGCCATCTTGGCTGCGAGCCAGCTGGTGGCGCAGCTCAACACCATCGTCTCCCGGCGCATCGACCCGAGTGAATCGGCCGTGCTGTCGGTCACCCGCATCGAAGGCGGTCACAGCCACAACGTGCTGCCGGCCGAGGTGCAGATCACCGGCACCGTGCGCAGCTTTGATGCGACCGTGCAAGACCGCATCGAAGCCGCCCTGCGCGCCACCTGCCAAGGCATGGCCCTGGCCAGCGGTACCGAGGTGCTGGTGAACTACCAGCGCTATTACCCGGCCACCCTCAACTCCGCAGCCGAGGCCGCGCTGGCTTTGGACGCAGCCCAGGCCGTGGGCCTGCAAGCCCAGGTGGCTCCCCGCGCCGCGTTCACGTCCGAAGACTTTGCCTTCATGCTGCAGCGCAAGCACGGCGCCTACCTGTGGCTCGGCCAGGGCCGTGCAGACCCAGGCCCTGAGGGCGAATGGGCCTTGCACCACCCGTGCTACGACTTCAACGACGACGCGCTGCCTTTGGGCGTGCGTTGGTTTTGCGAGATTGCGGCGCGTGCGCTGGCTGCACCAGCGTCCTGCTGA
- a CDS encoding cupin domain-containing protein, whose product MSITVLQSTATLTGLQPQGGPARPITQPPCAFSGIDVDLAGVAPHQTGIWECTPGKFERVLPNAEVMHILTGACIFTPTEGEPLHIQAGDTLFFPAHTTGVWHITETLRKVFFIVAQ is encoded by the coding sequence ATGAGCATCACTGTCCTTCAAAGCACCGCCACCCTCACGGGCCTGCAGCCCCAAGGCGGCCCGGCTCGCCCCATCACCCAGCCGCCTTGCGCCTTCAGTGGCATAGATGTGGATTTGGCTGGCGTAGCCCCCCACCAGACCGGCATCTGGGAATGCACCCCTGGCAAGTTCGAGCGCGTGCTGCCCAACGCTGAGGTCATGCACATCCTCACGGGCGCCTGCATCTTCACTCCCACCGAGGGCGAGCCGCTGCACATCCAGGCGGGCGATACGCTGTTCTTCCCGGCCCACACCACGGGGGTGTGGCATATCACAGAAACTCTGCGCAAGGTGTTTTTCATCGTGGCGCAGTGA
- a CDS encoding sodium-dependent bicarbonate transport family permease — protein sequence MQSLLDPAILFFALGVFAGLVRSNLEMPTAISKFLSIYLLMALGLKGGFALAASGLTPSVASSLGLAVLLAVVVPLVGYVLLRRVLSGYSAAAVAATYGSVSAVTFVTATQYLESQQIAYGGYMAAAMALMESPAIILAVLLANSLRQKQAAVTTQGVGMTDSGAATLGGAGMGSGGAHQGSKRAHNLSVGKILHESFTDGTQLLLLGAMVIGLVTGDAGKAAMQPFSGDLFKGMLCLFLLDMGLSTARNLPAVRKQSPWLLAYAVLAPITHATLALGLAWLAAVPAGDAVLLMVLAASASYIAVPAVVRYAIPEADPSLYISLSLGVTFPLNIVVGIPVYTQAVQRVWGG from the coding sequence ATGCAAAGCCTGCTGGACCCCGCGATCTTGTTTTTTGCCCTGGGGGTGTTTGCCGGGCTGGTGCGCTCGAACCTGGAGATGCCTACCGCCATTTCCAAGTTTCTGTCGATTTACCTGCTGATGGCACTGGGTTTGAAAGGCGGCTTTGCGCTGGCCGCTTCGGGCTTGACGCCCAGCGTGGCCAGCAGCCTGGGGCTGGCAGTGCTGCTGGCCGTGGTGGTGCCGCTGGTGGGCTATGTGCTGCTGCGGCGCGTGCTCTCTGGCTATAGCGCAGCAGCCGTGGCTGCCACGTATGGATCGGTGAGTGCAGTGACTTTTGTGACTGCCACCCAGTATCTGGAGTCGCAACAAATAGCCTACGGCGGCTACATGGCCGCTGCGATGGCGTTGATGGAATCACCCGCCATCATCTTGGCGGTGTTGCTGGCCAATTCGCTGCGGCAAAAGCAGGCGGCGGTCACCACACAGGGAGTGGGCATGACCGACAGCGGCGCGGCCACCCTGGGCGGTGCGGGCATGGGCAGCGGTGGCGCTCATCAGGGCAGCAAGAGGGCCCACAACCTGTCTGTCGGCAAGATCCTGCACGAGTCGTTCACCGACGGCACGCAACTGTTGCTGCTCGGGGCCATGGTGATTGGACTGGTGACGGGCGATGCGGGCAAAGCGGCCATGCAACCGTTTTCGGGCGATTTGTTCAAGGGCATGCTGTGCCTGTTCTTGCTGGACATGGGACTGTCTACCGCACGCAATCTGCCTGCGGTGCGCAAGCAGTCGCCCTGGTTGCTGGCCTATGCGGTACTGGCGCCCATCACCCACGCAACCTTGGCCTTGGGGCTGGCATGGCTGGCAGCGGTGCCTGCGGGCGATGCGGTGTTGCTGATGGTGTTGGCGGCCAGTGCGTCGTACATCGCCGTTCCTGCGGTGGTGCGCTATGCGATCCCGGAGGCCGACCCTTCGCTGTACATCAGCCTTTCATTGGGAGTGACGTTTCCCCTCAACATCGTGGTGGGCATACCGGTGTACACGCAGGCTGTGCAACGGGTTTGGGGTGGGTAA
- a CDS encoding LysR family transcriptional regulator, which produces MNITFRQLRLFLALAETGSVSAAAKVMHVTQPTASMQLREVTQAVGLPLYEVVSRRVHLTEAGQALAGTARAIAGEWDAFEQRVSGAKGLTSGRLKVAVVSTAKYFVPRLLGSFCKLHPHIDISLEVLNRDHVITRLRANQDDLYVMSMPPGDLPLEDHILMPNPLVFIAPAGHKLAAKKRIQIDQLQAERFILREKGSGTRMATDAHLRQLGFAPSAVLELGSNEAIKESVEGQLGVSIVSRHALGAHHEGLAVLNVQGFPVQSQWHLVWPKGKQLSPIAQVFKGHLMGEVAGWMEGR; this is translated from the coding sequence ATGAACATCACTTTTCGACAGCTGCGCCTGTTCCTGGCACTGGCCGAAACCGGCAGCGTCAGTGCTGCCGCCAAGGTCATGCATGTCACGCAGCCCACGGCGTCCATGCAGCTGCGCGAGGTGACGCAGGCCGTGGGCCTGCCCTTGTACGAAGTGGTGTCGCGCCGCGTGCACCTCACAGAGGCGGGTCAGGCACTGGCGGGCACAGCACGCGCCATCGCGGGCGAGTGGGATGCGTTTGAGCAGCGCGTTTCAGGCGCCAAGGGCCTGACCAGCGGGCGCCTCAAAGTCGCCGTGGTCAGCACCGCCAAATACTTTGTGCCGCGCTTGCTAGGCAGCTTTTGCAAGCTGCATCCGCACATCGACATCTCGCTCGAAGTGCTCAACCGCGACCACGTCATCACCCGCCTGCGTGCCAACCAGGACGACCTCTACGTCATGTCCATGCCGCCGGGCGACTTGCCGCTGGAAGACCATATCCTCATGCCCAACCCGCTGGTCTTCATCGCCCCTGCGGGCCATAAGCTGGCCGCCAAAAAGCGCATCCAGATCGATCAATTGCAGGCCGAGCGCTTCATCCTGCGTGAAAAGGGCTCTGGCACCCGCATGGCCACCGATGCCCACCTGCGCCAGCTTGGCTTTGCGCCCAGCGCTGTGCTAGAGCTGGGCAGCAACGAAGCCATCAAAGAATCGGTGGAGGGCCAACTGGGCGTCTCCATCGTCTCGCGCCACGCTCTCGGTGCCCATCATGAAGGCTTGGCTGTGCTCAACGTGCAGGGCTTTCCCGTCCAGTCGCAATGGCACTTGGTGTGGCCCAAGGGCAAGCAGCTGTCACCGATTGCCCAGGTGTTCAAGGGGCATTTGATGGGTGAGGTGGCGGGGTGGATGGAGGGCCGCTGA
- a CDS encoding porin yields the protein MTPKHLALATALATPALALAQSSLTLYGIADIGVRHSAGMTAANAPSAASASSVASGVNNTSRFGLRGREDLGGGLHALFNLETGLNLDTGSPANANKFFDRAATVGLGGDWGQVTAGRQTNLLADAISPVDPVGMRFASFNPNIATAALSSHGLGVEYGAAGSSSGSYRLDNALKYTGRFGPLTARAMYSFGENTGRASAQSSVGAGLSYAAAGWVVSGAHQRFKTASELPLQASTLGAAYQWGSVRLAVNTARHQGDTSATARTVQRVHSAGATWSVTDAVDLTAAEYRMNRQRTGLQADGYTRAVAFAEYKLSRRTKLYAELDRTQWRAGYQGAANKDRATGITAGVLHTF from the coding sequence ATGACCCCCAAGCACCTGGCCCTGGCCACCGCACTGGCCACACCCGCCCTCGCACTGGCCCAGAGCAGCCTCACCCTCTACGGCATTGCCGATATCGGCGTGCGCCATAGCGCTGGCATGACGGCAGCCAACGCGCCCAGCGCCGCTTCGGCCAGCAGCGTGGCCAGCGGTGTCAACAACACCAGCCGTTTTGGCCTGCGCGGCCGAGAAGACCTGGGGGGCGGCCTGCATGCGCTCTTCAATTTGGAGACCGGGCTGAACCTGGACACCGGCAGCCCTGCCAATGCCAACAAATTCTTCGACCGCGCGGCCACCGTGGGGCTGGGCGGCGACTGGGGGCAAGTCACCGCTGGGCGCCAAACCAACTTGCTGGCCGATGCCATCAGCCCGGTGGACCCGGTGGGCATGCGCTTCGCATCGTTCAACCCCAACATCGCCACAGCAGCCTTAAGCAGCCATGGCCTGGGCGTGGAATACGGCGCGGCAGGCTCCTCCAGCGGCTCCTACCGACTGGACAACGCGCTCAAATACACGGGCCGCTTCGGCCCGCTCACCGCCCGGGCGATGTACAGCTTCGGCGAAAACACCGGCCGCGCTTCGGCCCAGTCCTCCGTCGGTGCAGGGCTCTCCTATGCCGCTGCAGGCTGGGTCGTCTCCGGGGCGCACCAGCGCTTCAAGACGGCCAGCGAGCTGCCGCTGCAAGCCAGCACGCTGGGCGCGGCGTACCAGTGGGGCAGCGTACGCCTGGCCGTCAACACCGCTCGCCATCAGGGCGACACCTCTGCCACCGCCCGCACGGTGCAGCGCGTGCACTCCGCTGGCGCCACCTGGTCGGTGACTGATGCGGTGGACCTCACAGCAGCTGAGTACCGAATGAACCGCCAGCGCACCGGCCTGCAAGCCGATGGCTACACCCGCGCCGTGGCGTTTGCCGAGTACAAGCTGTCGCGCCGCACCAAGCTGTATGCCGAACTGGACCGCACCCAGTGGCGCGCTGGCTACCAAGGGGCAGCCAACAAGGATCGCGCCACAGGCATTACGGCCGGGGTGCTGCACACGTTCTGA
- a CDS encoding substrate-binding domain-containing protein: MQNLPTTTAHTLPRRRAIGALLGAALSLGLALGAATPSSAQAAEIRVITSGGFSAAYDQLIPLYEQATGHKVVTARGASMGTAPDSIPSRFARGEAFDIVILADSGLEALITQGKVQPGSRVDLARSMIGMSVRKGTPKPDISTVDALKQTLLNAKSIAYSASASGTYLSTELFQRLGVAEQIKDKATKIYSERVGTVVLRGDAEIGFQQVSELLPFKELDYVGPLPDEVQQRVFFSAGVAVGTQNPEAARHLIRFLAAPAAAAIVRSTGMEPAAAR; this comes from the coding sequence ATGCAAAACCTTCCAACAACAACCGCCCACACCCTGCCCCGCCGCCGAGCCATCGGTGCCCTGCTGGGCGCCGCTTTGAGCCTGGGCTTGGCCCTGGGCGCGGCCACACCGTCCAGCGCGCAAGCAGCAGAGATCCGGGTCATCACCTCGGGCGGTTTCTCAGCCGCTTACGACCAGCTCATTCCCCTGTACGAGCAGGCTACAGGCCACAAAGTGGTCACGGCGCGCGGCGCCTCCATGGGCACCGCCCCCGACTCCATTCCTAGCCGCTTTGCCCGGGGCGAGGCGTTCGACATCGTCATCCTGGCCGACTCGGGGCTGGAGGCGCTCATCACCCAGGGCAAGGTGCAGCCCGGCAGCCGTGTGGACCTGGCCCGCTCGATGATTGGCATGAGCGTGCGCAAGGGCACGCCCAAGCCCGACATCAGCACGGTGGACGCCCTCAAGCAAACCCTGCTGAACGCGAAATCGATTGCCTACTCGGCCAGCGCCAGTGGCACCTACCTCTCGACCGAGCTGTTCCAGCGCCTGGGCGTGGCCGAGCAGATCAAAGACAAGGCCACCAAGATTTACAGCGAGCGCGTGGGCACTGTGGTGCTGCGCGGCGATGCCGAGATTGGATTCCAGCAAGTCAGTGAACTGCTGCCGTTCAAAGAACTGGACTACGTGGGCCCTCTGCCCGATGAAGTCCAGCAACGGGTGTTCTTCTCAGCCGGAGTAGCCGTGGGCACACAAAACCCGGAGGCGGCCCGGCACCTGATCCGCTTTCTGGCCGCGCCTGCAGCAGCCGCCATCGTGCGCAGCACCGGCATGGAGCCTGCGGCAGCCCGCTGA
- a CDS encoding tripartite tricarboxylate transporter substrate binding protein codes for MQRRPLIVAAAFAACLPLAHTAAQAQDFPPKKPVTMVVGFAAGGSADIAARVIAKKLGENIGQSVIVDNKPGAGGNLAHAQVAAGPADGTVLLFGSIGPLSIAPHFMSVRYDPLKDLAPITMGVTFPNVLVVPASTGIKTLGEFVAKARREPGKLDFASTGPGSAAHLAGELLNDVAKIDTVHVPYKGGAPALQDVLGGRLASFYAAPPTALPHIESGKLIPLATTGLTRPAYLPNVPTVAETFPGFNATNWYAFVASAKMPKPLLDRWNTELVKVLNTPEVRENLLKHGQTAAPGTREELGQFIAAENTKWARIIRERKITAD; via the coding sequence ATGCAACGACGCCCCCTGATCGTGGCAGCCGCCTTCGCGGCCTGCCTCCCACTGGCCCACACAGCCGCCCAAGCCCAAGACTTCCCGCCCAAGAAGCCCGTGACAATGGTGGTTGGCTTTGCGGCGGGTGGCTCGGCAGACATCGCAGCGCGCGTGATTGCCAAGAAGCTGGGCGAGAACATCGGTCAAAGTGTGATCGTGGACAACAAGCCCGGTGCCGGGGGCAACCTGGCCCACGCCCAGGTGGCAGCAGGCCCCGCAGATGGCACGGTGCTGCTGTTTGGCTCCATTGGCCCCCTGAGCATTGCCCCCCATTTCATGAGCGTTCGCTACGACCCGCTCAAGGACTTGGCGCCCATCACCATGGGCGTGACCTTCCCCAATGTGCTGGTGGTGCCCGCCAGCACCGGCATCAAGACCCTGGGCGAGTTTGTGGCCAAGGCACGGCGCGAGCCCGGCAAGCTGGACTTTGCCTCCACCGGCCCCGGCTCTGCCGCCCACCTGGCGGGCGAGCTGCTCAATGACGTGGCCAAGATCGATACCGTGCATGTGCCCTACAAGGGCGGTGCACCGGCCCTGCAGGACGTGCTGGGCGGCCGTCTGGCCTCGTTCTACGCGGCGCCGCCCACGGCTTTGCCTCACATCGAATCGGGCAAGCTCATCCCGCTGGCCACCACGGGGCTGACCCGCCCGGCCTACCTGCCCAACGTGCCCACCGTGGCCGAGACCTTCCCAGGCTTCAACGCCACCAACTGGTACGCATTCGTGGCCTCCGCCAAGATGCCTAAACCATTGCTGGACCGCTGGAATACCGAGCTGGTGAAGGTGCTCAACACCCCCGAGGTGCGCGAGAACCTGCTCAAGCACGGCCAGACGGCCGCCCCTGGCACGCGTGAAGAGCTGGGCCAATTCATCGCAGCAGAGAACACCAAGTGGGCTCGCATCATCCGCGAGCGAAAGATCACAGCCGACTGA